One segment of Oreochromis niloticus isolate F11D_XX linkage group LG8, O_niloticus_UMD_NMBU, whole genome shotgun sequence DNA contains the following:
- the LOC100691964 gene encoding sodium-dependent neutral amino acid transporter B(0)AT2, whose amino-acid sequence MEKQPLPADDDKTEATEVDGLTGESSPQETSEPDARAGWNSKIEYFLAQVGFSVGLGNVWRFPYLCHQNGGGAFLLLYILLMLLVGIPLFFLELAAGQAIRQGSIGVWKYISPRLSGIGYSSCVVCFFVALYYNVILAWSLFYLGNSFQHPLPWEKCPEEGNVTVKECSESSPTSYFWYRKALDITDSIDETGSFNTYIVCCLLAAWTVVCLGMFKGIKTSVKVMYFSSIFPYVVLFCFLIRGLLLDGAFQGIGFMFYPKLEIWADVQVWRQAATQVFFALGLGFGSIIAYSSYNPRNNNCHRDAFTVSFINFLTSVLATLVVFAVLGFRAKNKAMECVASNLSDLSKHFHEGLVPNNVMPLFNYSDPKSVALEDYRVWVKQYGSMVPGNLTDCDLEKEMQKGVEGTGLAFIAFTEAMTLLPGSPFWSALFFLMLLNLGLSTMFGTMEGILAPLSDRFKCLARNKTKLTIASCIIGFLLGLLFTQRCGNYFVMMFDDYSATLPLIIVVVFETFSVSWLYGADRFLNDIEGMLGWRPSVVYKYLWKYICLLAMLGLLGATTIRMFLSRPTYMSWNQEKASEENLEYPDWALAVLALLIIFATLPVPVGFIHAFLQKRNTQTSRDAENGHYRMVNTEETAMTDFSALEHRNGDAAPVS is encoded by the exons ATGGAGAAGCAGCCCTTGCCAGCTGATGATGACAAGACAGAAGCCACAGAAGTTGATGGGCTCACTGGAGAGAGCAGCCCGCAGGAGACGTCTGAGCCAGACGCCCGAGCTGGATGGAACAGTAAAATAGAGTACTTTTTGGCTCAAGTGGGATTCAGCGTTGGACTCGGCAATGTCTGGAGGTTTCCGTATTTGTGTCACCAGAATGGAGGAG GAGCCTTTCTCCTGCTGTACATCCTGCTGATGCTACTTGTGGGCATCCCCTTGTTCTTCCTGGAGTTGGCAGCCGGTCAAGCCATCCGACAGGGCAGCATCGGAGTATGGAAATACATCTCACCCAGGCTGTCCGGCATTGGTTACTCCAGCTGTGTG GTTTGTTTCTTTGTGGCTCTCTACTACAATGTGATCCTTGCATGGAGTCTTTTCTATCTCGGGAACTCATTCCAGCACCCATTACCTTGGGAGAAGTGCCCAGAAGAGGGGAATGTAACAG TAAAGGAATGTAGCGAGAGCTCTCCCACGTCATATTTCTGGTACCGCAAAGCTCTGGATATCACAGATTCAATCGATGAGACAGGTTCTTTCAACACTTACATCGTCTGCTGTCTGCTGGCAGCCTGGACCGTCGTGTGTCTGGGGATGTTCAAGGGTATCAAGACGTCTGTAAAG GTGATGTATTTCTCTTCCATCTTCCCATACGTGGTGCTGTTCTGCTTTCTCATCCGAGGGCTCCTGCTGGATGGAGCCTTTCAAGGAATCGGCTTCATGTTCTACCCCAAG TTGGAAATCTGGGCAGATGTGCAGGTGTGGCGACAGGCAGCTACGCAGGTTTTCTTTGCGCTGGGCCTTGGCTTTGGGTCCATTATCGCCTACTCTTCCTACAACCCCAGGAACAACAACTGCCACCGTGATGCCTTCACCGTCTCCTTCATAAACTTCCTCACATCTGTGCTGGCTACTCTGGTGGTCTTTGCCGTGCTTGGTTTCCGAGCTAAAAACAAGGCCATGGAGTGTGTAGCCAG CAACTTGAGTGACCTGTCAAAACACTTTCACGAAGGTCTTGTGCCCAATAACGTGATGCCACTGTTTAACTACTCTGATCCCAAATCTGTGGCTCTGGAGGACTACAGAGTCTGGGTCAAACAGTATGGATCTATGGTGCCTGGCAATTTAACAGACTGTGACCtggaaaaagaaatgcagaag GGTGTGGAGGGAACAGGTCTAGCTTTCATCGCCTTCACAGAGGCCATGaccctcctgcctggcagcccTTTCTGGTCCGCCCTCTTCTTTCTCATGCTACTCAATCTTGGACTCAGCACTATGTTTGGCACTATGGAGGGCATCCTCGCCCCCCTGAGTGACCGCTTCAAATGTCTGGCGAGGAACAAAACCAAGCTCACAA TTGCCAGCTGCATCATTGGCTTTCTGCTCGGCCTGCTCTTCACCCAGCGCTGCGGGAACTACTTTGTGATGATGTTCGATGATTACTCTGCCACACTGCCACTCATCATCGTGGTGGTTTTTGAGACTTTCAGTGTGTCTTGGTTGTATGGAGCTGATAG ATTCCTTAACGACATTGAAGGAATGCTGGGCTGGCGTCCCAGTGTTGTTTACAAATACCTGTGGAAATACATTTGCCTGCTTGCTATGCTTGGGCTGCTCGGAGCCACCACTATCCGCATGTTCCTGTCTCGCCCCACGTATATGTCATGGAACCAGGAAAAG gctTCTGAGGAGAATTTGGAATATCCTGATTGGGCTCTGGCTGTTTTGGCTTTATTAATCATATTTGCCACATTGCCCGTGCCAGTGGGCTTCATCCACGCTTTTCTacaaaagagaaacacacaaacttcCAGGGATGCAGAGAATGGTCACTACAGGATGGTTAACACTGAGGAAACTGCTATGACCGACTTTTCAGCACTGGAACATAGGAATGGGGACGCTGCTCCGGTTTCCTAA
- the LOC100693493 gene encoding epidermal growth factor receptor kinase substrate 8-like protein 1: MTNITRHLVTHLLTFSLQNGEVQSVEEAQNRLSFLAQNKKLWSQQMYLDVGAGGIYLRDVQSQDELESYAFRSIFRCEALNTEKHFPSLLMLVCQGADQKKPDIHFFNCETVKAEQICDEVTLAVSTSTASKSKLPPDDHRLSQSGGDMFDPYNIPNPPMLHAPNPPPVNPPPYPGPRANGGPDISFLRAEREVGILNHCFDDIEAFMGKLQQTAEAATVLNQRKKKKKKSKKQSAEDELLATKARPPPDGEFVDIFQKFKYCFSLLARLKSTITNPSSEDLIHHVFKPLDMMVKTTGGPAFGAAVSSPALTSSAVSLLQDTLTEEERQLWTSLGPNWTHPRSQLRGPVAPYTPVFFDGWKPETVRPDGQVWEDPVESQHKLETLREKQEQQPPQPLSPPNDDIDSLPPGPDRLYCCSYDFIARNSSELSVQQGETLEVIESSKRWWKCRNRFNQVGFVPFNILEPMAHIESPVHNKAPSVPAAPPLSKTLTLAPPSPPALPQTTPTHSPQRPRSLPSYNQHVQAVEENDKVTLVNDELLQRLTNGKTNLNKPLVIPRSADTSLPLDYHSPPEEVAEWLKGKGFSEPTVSCLGVLTGAQLFSLNKEELRSVIPEEGARVYSQLAVQRSLLEDARRATELEAVMEKQKMKVDLKLESSTL; this comes from the exons atgACAAACATCACTCGACATCTTGTCACA CACCTTCTGACGTTCTCGCTGCAGAACGGGGAAGTGCAGAGCGTTGAGGAAGCTCAGAACCGTCTTTCCTTCCTGGCTCAGAATAAAAAGCTATGGAGTCAACAGATGTACCTGGATGTAGGAGCAGGGGGCATTTATCTCAGAGACGTACAGAGTCAG GACGAGCTGGAGAGCTACGCCTTCAGATCCATCTTCCGCTGTGAAGCtcttaacacagaaaaacacttcCCATCCCTCCTTATGTTAGTCTGCCAAGGTGCAGATCAGAAGAAGCCGGACATCCACTTCTTTAACTGTGAAACGGTGAAG GCAGAGCAAATCTGCGACGAAGTCACGTTGGCAGTTTCGACTTCCACCGCCAGCAAGAGTAAGCTGCCCCCTGATGACCACAG GCTTTCTCAGAGTGGAGGAGATATGTTCGACCCCTATAATATACCAAATCCTCCCATGCTGCATGCTCCTAATCCCCCACCTGTCAACCCTCCACCTTACCCTGGACCCagag CAAATGGTGGACCTGATATCTCTTTCCTGCGAGCGGAGAGAGAAGTG GGGATCCTTAATCACTGTTTCGACGACATCGAGGCCTTCATGGGCAAGCTGCAGCAGACTGCTGAAGCTGCAACGGTGCTGAAccaaaggaagaagaagaagaagaaaagtaaaaagcaAAGCGCTGAAG ACGAGCTACTCGCCACAAAAGCTCGCCCTCCACCAGATGGGGAATTCGTTGATATCTTCCAGAAATTCAAATATTGCTTCAGCCTCTTG GCTCGCCTGAAATCAACCATCACCAATCCTTCTTCAGAGGACCTCATTCACCATGTGTTCAAGCCTCTGGATATG ATGGTAAAAACAACAGGAGGACCGGCTTTCGGAGCCGCCGTGTCCAGCCCTGCCCTGACCAGCTCTGCTGTGTCCCTGCTACAAGATACCCTGACTGAGGAGGAGAGGCAGCTCTGGACGTCGCTGGGACCCAACTGGACACACCCTCG CTCTCAGCTCCGAGGGCCTGTAGCTCCATACACCCCCGTGTTCTTTGATGGCTGGAAGCCAGAAACCGTGAGGCCTGACGGGCAGGTTTGGGAGGATCCGGTCGAGTCACAACACAAACTCGAAACCCTTCGAGAAAAACAAGAG CAACAACCACCTCAGCCACTCAGCCCACCAAACGATGACAT AGATTCACTCCCACCGGGGCCTGACAGACTCTACTGCTGCAGTTATGACTTCATTGCCAGGAACAGCAGTGAGCTTTCGGTGCAGCAGGGGGAGACACTGGAG GTGATCGAGTCATCCAAGCGCTGGTGGAAGTGTCGTAATCGGTTTAACCAGGTCGGCTTCGTCCCCTTCAACATCCTGGAGCCCATGGCTCACATAGAGAGCCCTGTCCACAACAAAGCCCCCAGT GTTCCAGCTGCGCCTCCACTTTCCAAGACTCTCACTCTTGCCCCACCCAGCCCCCCTGCTCTGCCCCAAACCACCCCCACCCACTCCCCACAGCGCCCACGCAGCTTGCCATCATACAACCAGCATGTACAAGCTGTCGAGGAGAATGACAAAG TCACGCTGGTCAATGATGAGCTGCTCCAGAGGCTGACGAATGGAAAGAccaatctgaacaagcccctcgTCATCCCTCGCTCTGCAGACACCTCCCTCCCCCTTGACTACCACTCTCCTCcagaggaggtggctgagtGGCTCAAAGGGAAGGGCTTCAGCGAACC GACAGTGTCATGTTTGGGTGTGCTGACAGGCGCCCAGCTGTTCTCTCTCAACAAGGAAGAGCTGAGATCTGTGATTCCAGAGGAGGGTGCCAGAGTGTACAGTCAGCTCGCTGTGCAAAGATCACTGCTAGAG GATGCCAGAAGGGCCACAGAGCTGGAGGCAGTCATggagaaacagaaaatgaaggTCGATCTGAAGCTGGAGAGCAGTACATTGTGA
- the luc7l gene encoding putative RNA-binding protein Luc7-like 1 isoform X1 — protein MSAQAQMRALLDQLMGTARDGDETRQRVKFTDERVCKSHLLNCCPHDILSGTRMDLGECTKIHDLALRADYEIASKERDLFFELDAVDHLESFIVDCDRRTELAKKRLAETQEEISAEVAAKAEKVHELNEEIGKLLAKAEQLGAEGNVDEAQKVLQEVEKVRTKKKDAEEEYRNSMPASSFQQQKLRVCEVCSAYLGLHDNDRRLADHFGGKLHLGFIQIREKLDQLKKTVVEKQEKRNQERLKRREEREKEERMRRRTRSRSREHRRSRSRDRRRRRSRSSSRDRRRSRSRSRERRRRHRSRSRSRSRGHRHSHEQSSRHKSSRDRERSSRDRDRSSRDRSRERDRRDGMNGRSDSRRADDRDMGDL, from the exons GGGATGAGACGCGGCAGAGGGTCAAGTTCACTGACGAGCGAGTCTGCAAAAGTCACCTTCTCAACTGCTGCCCACATGACATCCTCTCTGGAACT CGCATGGACCTGGGGGAGTGCACTAAGATCCATGACCTGGCACTTCGGGCTGATTATGAAATTGCCTCCAAGGAGAGAGACCTATTCTTTGAGCTTGAT GCAGTGGATCACCTAGAGTCTTTTATTGTGGACTGTGATCGGAGGACAGAACTGGCTAAGAAGCGCCTGGCTGAGACCCAAGAAGAGATCAGTGCAGAGGTGGCAGCAAAG GCAGAGAAGGTGCATGAGCTGAATGAGGAAATCGGAAAGCTCCTGGCCAAGGCTGAGCAGCTCGGAGCTGAGGGCAATGTGGATGAGGCTCAGAAAGTCCTGCAAGAGGTGGAAAAGGTCCGCACGAAGAAGAAGGATGCAGAG GAAGAATACAGAAACTCCATGCCAGCCTCAAGCTTTCAGCAGCAGAAGCTTCGGGTGTGTGAGGTGTGCTCTGCTTACCTTGGTCTCCATGACAACGACCGTCGTTTGGCTGACCATTTTGGCGGGAAGCTTCACCTCGGCTTCATTCAGATCAGAGAAAAGCTGGACCAACTAAAG aAAACTGTGGTCGAGAAGCAAGAGAAGAGGAATCAGGAGCGCTTAAAGAGACGAGAAGAAAGGGAGAAGGAGgaaaggatgaggaggag GACCAGATCACGGAGCAGAGAGCACAGAAG GTCCCGTTCTCGTGACCGCAGAAGGAGACGCTCACGCTCTTCGTCACGAGACAGGCGCCGTTCCCGCTCACGCTCtagggagaggaggaggcggcATCGCAGCCGATCCCGCTCACGCAGCCGAGGACACCGTCACAGCCACGAGCAGAGCTCCAgacacaa GTCGTCCAGAGATCGAGAGCGCTCGTCCAGGGACCGTGATCGCTCCTCCAGAGACCGGTCACGGGAGCGAGACAGAAGGGATGGTATGAATGGCAGGTCGGATTCCCGCAGGGCAGACGACAGAGACATGGGGGACCTCTGA
- the luc7l gene encoding putative RNA-binding protein Luc7-like 1 isoform X2 gives MDLGECTKIHDLALRADYEIASKERDLFFELDAVDHLESFIVDCDRRTELAKKRLAETQEEISAEVAAKAEKVHELNEEIGKLLAKAEQLGAEGNVDEAQKVLQEVEKVRTKKKDAEEEYRNSMPASSFQQQKLRVCEVCSAYLGLHDNDRRLADHFGGKLHLGFIQIREKLDQLKKTVVEKQEKRNQERLKRREEREKEERMRRRTRSRSREHRRSRSRDRRRRRSRSSSRDRRRSRSRSRERRRRHRSRSRSRSRGHRHSHEQSSRHKSSRDRERSSRDRDRSSRDRSRERDRRDGMNGRSDSRRADDRDMGDL, from the exons ATGGACCTGGGGGAGTGCACTAAGATCCATGACCTGGCACTTCGGGCTGATTATGAAATTGCCTCCAAGGAGAGAGACCTATTCTTTGAGCTTGAT GCAGTGGATCACCTAGAGTCTTTTATTGTGGACTGTGATCGGAGGACAGAACTGGCTAAGAAGCGCCTGGCTGAGACCCAAGAAGAGATCAGTGCAGAGGTGGCAGCAAAG GCAGAGAAGGTGCATGAGCTGAATGAGGAAATCGGAAAGCTCCTGGCCAAGGCTGAGCAGCTCGGAGCTGAGGGCAATGTGGATGAGGCTCAGAAAGTCCTGCAAGAGGTGGAAAAGGTCCGCACGAAGAAGAAGGATGCAGAG GAAGAATACAGAAACTCCATGCCAGCCTCAAGCTTTCAGCAGCAGAAGCTTCGGGTGTGTGAGGTGTGCTCTGCTTACCTTGGTCTCCATGACAACGACCGTCGTTTGGCTGACCATTTTGGCGGGAAGCTTCACCTCGGCTTCATTCAGATCAGAGAAAAGCTGGACCAACTAAAG aAAACTGTGGTCGAGAAGCAAGAGAAGAGGAATCAGGAGCGCTTAAAGAGACGAGAAGAAAGGGAGAAGGAGgaaaggatgaggaggag GACCAGATCACGGAGCAGAGAGCACAGAAG GTCCCGTTCTCGTGACCGCAGAAGGAGACGCTCACGCTCTTCGTCACGAGACAGGCGCCGTTCCCGCTCACGCTCtagggagaggaggaggcggcATCGCAGCCGATCCCGCTCACGCAGCCGAGGACACCGTCACAGCCACGAGCAGAGCTCCAgacacaa GTCGTCCAGAGATCGAGAGCGCTCGTCCAGGGACCGTGATCGCTCCTCCAGAGACCGGTCACGGGAGCGAGACAGAAGGGATGGTATGAATGGCAGGTCGGATTCCCGCAGGGCAGACGACAGAGACATGGGGGACCTCTGA